From a single Couchioplanes caeruleus genomic region:
- a CDS encoding alkaline phosphatase family protein → MAVVEAGAVGPGPVPAAAAATSVIPPMPDHIVIVMLENKRYDAVVGHPKTPWVSSLARTSANMLHFYAETHPSQPNYLALFSGSPQGVSDNNCPHELGSRPNLARQLLDARHTFTGYSENLPGVGWRGCADKGYVRRHTPWVNFSNVPASANQPYTAFPTNYHRLPTVSFVIPNLCHDMHDCPKGRADSWLRKQFAPYVAWARTHNSLFILTFDEDNKTDHNHIPTIIAGAGVRPGQYGAHLNHYDLLRTLQRMYRLPVTGAAVRRKGLPDIWTSA, encoded by the coding sequence ATGGCGGTCGTCGAGGCGGGCGCCGTGGGTCCCGGACCCGTTCCGGCCGCTGCGGCGGCGACGTCCGTCATTCCGCCGATGCCCGACCACATCGTGATCGTCATGCTGGAGAACAAGCGCTACGACGCGGTCGTGGGTCATCCCAAGACACCGTGGGTCTCGTCGCTGGCGCGCACGTCGGCGAACATGCTGCACTTCTACGCCGAGACCCATCCCAGTCAGCCGAACTACCTGGCCCTGTTCTCAGGCTCCCCTCAGGGCGTGAGCGACAACAACTGCCCGCACGAGTTGGGCAGCCGGCCGAACCTTGCTCGGCAGCTGCTCGACGCCCGCCACACCTTCACCGGCTATTCCGAGAACCTGCCCGGCGTCGGGTGGCGCGGCTGCGCGGACAAGGGTTACGTGCGGCGGCACACCCCCTGGGTGAACTTCAGCAACGTGCCCGCGTCGGCGAATCAGCCGTATACGGCCTTCCCGACGAACTACCACAGGTTGCCCACCGTCTCGTTCGTGATCCCGAACCTGTGCCACGACATGCACGACTGCCCGAAGGGGCGGGCCGACTCCTGGCTCAGGAAGCAGTTCGCGCCGTACGTCGCCTGGGCGAGAACCCACAACAGCCTGTTCATCCTCACCTTCGACGAGGACAACAAGACCGACCACAATCACATCCCCACGATCATCGCGGGCGCCGGTGTCCGTCCCGGCCAGTACGGCGCACACCTGAACCATTACGACCTGCTGCGCACTCTGCAGCGCATGTACCGGCTTCCGGTGACGGGCGCGGCGGTGCGGCGCAAGGGACTGCCGGACATCTGGACGTCCGCCTGA
- a CDS encoding COG4705 family protein, whose product MAVSAHAVARTWLTKVPAITATFWVIKVLSTTIGETFADFLSVNVGLGSIVTDALMLAVLVVALAVQLRTTKYTPWIYWLCVVLVSIVGTQITDLFTDDLGVSLYVSTALFAVVLAVVFAVWYRQEGTLAITSVDTPRREAFYWAAILTTFALGTAAGDLATEALSLGFRNGVLIFGGLLLLTWLARRAGAGLVLTFWIAYVLTRPLGASLGDLLTQAKDFGGLDLGASVTSILFFAVIVILVAREQVLANRHGVALKGDGPLGGRRPDYAWAAAGVAAVLVLGTGLSHFHAASSAVDGGAATAAMAGAGAGPQAASAGRQVHPTTALGDVSRFAAIVGQVRAEVSRNDLASAKVRVKDLEVAWDDAEAGLKPRDPGKWHQLDDEIDAVLSALRAGDPHQSDCAATLASLADALDTFDGV is encoded by the coding sequence ATGGCGGTTTCCGCCCACGCGGTTGCGCGTACCTGGCTGACCAAGGTCCCGGCCATCACGGCGACATTCTGGGTCATCAAAGTGTTGTCCACCACGATCGGAGAGACATTCGCCGACTTCCTGTCCGTGAATGTCGGGCTGGGCTCGATCGTCACCGACGCGTTGATGCTGGCCGTCCTCGTGGTCGCACTCGCCGTGCAATTGCGCACCACGAAGTACACGCCTTGGATCTACTGGCTGTGCGTCGTACTGGTGAGCATCGTCGGTACCCAGATCACCGACCTGTTCACCGATGACCTGGGCGTCAGCCTGTACGTCAGCACCGCCCTGTTCGCGGTCGTCCTCGCCGTCGTCTTCGCCGTCTGGTACCGCCAGGAAGGCACTCTCGCGATCACGTCCGTCGACACACCGCGACGCGAAGCCTTCTACTGGGCCGCCATCCTCACCACGTTCGCGCTCGGCACCGCAGCCGGTGACCTGGCCACCGAGGCGCTCAGCCTGGGCTTCCGCAACGGTGTGCTGATCTTCGGCGGACTGCTCCTGCTCACCTGGCTCGCCCGCCGGGCAGGCGCCGGCCTGGTACTCACGTTCTGGATCGCGTACGTTCTCACCCGCCCGCTCGGTGCGTCCCTGGGCGACCTGCTGACCCAGGCGAAGGATTTCGGCGGCCTGGATCTGGGCGCCAGCGTGACCAGCATCCTGTTCTTCGCCGTCATCGTGATCCTGGTCGCCCGCGAGCAGGTCCTGGCCAACCGGCACGGTGTCGCCCTCAAGGGTGACGGACCACTCGGGGGACGCCGGCCCGACTACGCGTGGGCGGCTGCCGGCGTCGCAGCGGTCCTGGTGCTGGGCACGGGGCTGAGCCACTTCCACGCGGCGTCCAGCGCCGTCGACGGCGGTGCCGCAACCGCCGCCATGGCCGGCGCAGGCGCCGGCCCGCAGGCCGCATCTGCCGGGCGGCAGGTGCATCCGACCACGGCTCTGGGCGACGTGAGTCGCTTCGCCGCCATCGTCGGGCAGGTCCGGGCCGAGGTCTCCAGGAACGACCTGGCGAGTGCCAAGGTACGCGTCAAGGACCTCGAGGTGGCGTGGGACGACGCGGAGGCCGGGCTGAAGCCGCGCGACCCGGGCAAGTGGCACCAGCTCGACGACGAGATCGACGCCGTCCTCTCCGCCTTGCGCGCCGGCGACCCGCACCAGTCCGACTGTGCCGCCACGCTGGCATCCCTGGCAGACGCCCTCGACACGTTCGACGGAGTGTGA
- a CDS encoding ABC transporter permease, with amino-acid sequence MAQGALTVGPVYAVVLIVLVLLAALATAAGRLEAGRAVVTASVRAVLQLGIVSLLIAAVLRSWWATAGFIGLMLLVAAATSARRVSTLRRGRLVVLPIVAGALPVGVIVVAAGPVPRTTIAVLPIAGILIGGAMTATSLAGRRALDELHNRHGEYEAALALGFLPRDAALEVVRPTAARALVPALDQTRTVGLVTLPGAFVGVLLGGGSAVQAGATQLLVLLALLAVEAIAVAVTVELVAAGALRRPFSEFL; translated from the coding sequence GTGGCTCAAGGAGCGCTGACCGTCGGCCCGGTGTACGCCGTCGTGCTCATCGTGCTCGTCCTGCTCGCCGCCCTGGCGACGGCCGCCGGCCGGCTCGAGGCCGGCAGGGCGGTCGTCACGGCATCCGTGCGCGCCGTCCTGCAGCTGGGCATCGTTTCGCTGCTGATTGCCGCCGTCCTGCGCTCGTGGTGGGCGACCGCCGGCTTCATCGGCCTGATGCTGCTGGTCGCGGCGGCGACCTCCGCCCGCCGGGTCAGCACGCTGCGCCGTGGCCGGCTGGTCGTGCTGCCGATCGTCGCCGGGGCTCTGCCGGTCGGTGTCATCGTGGTGGCGGCCGGCCCGGTGCCCCGGACCACGATCGCCGTGCTGCCGATCGCCGGGATCCTCATCGGGGGAGCGATGACCGCCACCTCGCTCGCCGGCCGGCGAGCCCTCGATGAACTGCACAACCGGCACGGTGAGTACGAGGCCGCCTTGGCGCTGGGCTTCCTGCCGCGCGACGCCGCGCTCGAGGTGGTACGCCCGACGGCCGCACGGGCCCTGGTGCCGGCACTGGACCAGACCCGTACCGTCGGTCTCGTCACCCTGCCCGGAGCGTTCGTCGGAGTGCTCCTCGGTGGTGGCTCCGCCGTGCAGGCCGGGGCCACCCAACTCTTGGTCCTCCTTGCCCTGCTGGCCGTCGAGGCGATCGCCGTCGCGGTGACCGTCGAACTGGTCGCCGCCGGCGCGCTCCGCCGGCCTTTCAGCGAATTCTTATGA
- a CDS encoding alkaline phosphatase family protein: MKRLSPLLATVLVAFLAVAGCQGQGAAAPGTPSAQPPAGGYSKVLVIAEENHEYDRIIGAPDAPYLNELAHTYGTAGHFDAGYPEQCPSLAAYILMTSGSTAGICDDQAPEAHPLPSDNIFHQVAASGREWRDYAESAPGPCTLENGADGRYLVRHVPATYYLDERGDCGRWAVPMGEPQAGALHDDIRAGRLPSFAFVSPDACHDMHGANPCPSDRVGNGDRWLRQWLPSILAGPDYRADRLIVIVTWDEGTSADNHIPTLVISPTTNNVATADAFTHCSTLRTTEDVLGVPLLGCARQAPSMVAAFHL; this comes from the coding sequence GTGAAGAGGCTTTCTCCATTGCTCGCGACCGTGCTGGTCGCATTTCTCGCCGTCGCCGGCTGCCAGGGTCAGGGGGCGGCCGCGCCCGGGACACCGTCCGCCCAGCCACCTGCGGGCGGTTACAGCAAGGTGCTGGTCATCGCGGAAGAGAATCACGAGTACGACCGCATCATCGGCGCGCCGGATGCGCCCTACCTGAACGAGCTGGCACACACCTATGGCACCGCCGGCCACTTCGACGCGGGATACCCGGAGCAGTGCCCGTCGCTGGCCGCGTACATCCTCATGACCAGCGGAAGCACGGCCGGCATCTGCGATGACCAGGCCCCTGAAGCGCACCCGCTGCCCAGCGACAACATCTTTCACCAGGTCGCCGCCAGCGGACGGGAATGGCGTGACTATGCCGAATCGGCTCCGGGTCCTTGCACGCTGGAGAATGGTGCCGACGGGCGCTACCTCGTACGCCACGTACCGGCCACGTACTACCTCGACGAGCGCGGCGACTGCGGCCGCTGGGCCGTACCCATGGGCGAGCCGCAGGCCGGCGCCCTGCACGACGACATCCGCGCCGGCCGGCTGCCGTCGTTCGCGTTCGTCAGCCCGGACGCCTGCCACGACATGCACGGTGCGAACCCTTGCCCGAGCGACCGGGTCGGCAACGGCGACCGCTGGCTCCGGCAATGGCTCCCGTCGATCCTGGCCGGGCCCGACTACCGGGCGGATCGCCTGATCGTCATCGTCACCTGGGACGAGGGCACGAGCGCAGACAACCACATCCCGACCCTGGTCATCTCACCCACGACCAACAACGTGGCGACCGCGGACGCTTTCACGCATTGCTCGACATTGCGCACGACCGAGGACGTGCTCGGCGTGCCGCTGCTCGGCTGCGCCCGGCAGGCACCGTCGATGGTTGCCGCCTTCCACCTGTAG
- a CDS encoding phosphatase PAP2 family protein, whose amino-acid sequence MNYQLFAVINGPAGRWDGLDDAMEFAATWLIYGIFAVSAVLVAMALYRRALRPVLELGVALFFAFAGATLLSHLSDQVRPFQSHHVHQLIAHDPGVSLPSDHATAAFALAFGVYAFLSHRWGIVLALAAVAVGYSRVWVGVHYPGDILAAAVIAGLAVLEVAMWSRWNRARNGAVEGAL is encoded by the coding sequence GTGAACTATCAGCTCTTCGCAGTCATCAACGGCCCCGCCGGGCGATGGGACGGCCTGGACGACGCGATGGAATTCGCCGCCACCTGGCTGATCTACGGCATCTTCGCCGTGTCGGCGGTCCTCGTGGCGATGGCGCTGTACCGCCGCGCGCTGCGCCCGGTCCTCGAACTGGGGGTCGCGCTGTTCTTCGCCTTCGCCGGCGCCACACTGCTGTCGCACCTCAGCGACCAGGTACGCCCGTTCCAGAGCCACCACGTGCACCAGCTGATCGCACACGACCCCGGGGTCTCGCTGCCCAGCGACCACGCAACGGCAGCGTTCGCGCTCGCTTTCGGCGTGTACGCGTTCCTGAGCCACCGGTGGGGCATCGTGCTCGCACTGGCTGCGGTGGCTGTCGGATACTCGCGGGTCTGGGTCGGCGTCCACTACCCCGGCGACATCCTCGCCGCCGCGGTCATCGCCGGCCTGGCCGTCCTCGAGGTCGCCATGTGGAGCCGCTGGAACCGCGCCCGTAACGGCGCCGTTGAAGGAGCCCTGTGA
- a CDS encoding BlaI/MecI/CopY family transcriptional regulator → MTTKDGRRRPGSLEAEVMATLWAHADPMTAADVQAAIGDDLAYNTVQTILIRLYGKGQVERRRAGRGHLYWPVEDAATAAASQMRAALEGRPDRQAVLQRFAASLDEADAVNLRRLLADAERRRRS, encoded by the coding sequence GTGACGACGAAGGACGGCCGCCGGCGACCGGGGTCTCTCGAGGCCGAGGTCATGGCGACGCTGTGGGCGCACGCCGATCCGATGACGGCGGCCGACGTCCAGGCGGCGATCGGGGACGACCTCGCATACAACACCGTGCAGACGATCCTGATCAGGTTGTACGGCAAAGGGCAGGTCGAACGCCGCCGGGCCGGCCGCGGACACCTCTACTGGCCGGTCGAGGACGCCGCCACCGCGGCCGCGTCGCAGATGCGCGCAGCACTGGAGGGCCGGCCCGACCGTCAAGCCGTGCTCCAGCGCTTCGCCGCATCGCTCGACGAAGCCGACGCCGTGAATCTGCGCCGGCTGCTGGCCGACGCCGAGCGCCGGCGCCGGTCGTGA
- a CDS encoding M48 family metalloprotease, with translation MTVAIYVPLLLALTLAASARWIAARGTPGPAARALTAIAAITAAASTWSLALLALTMLDDLPPLAALDDHATVELPEPVPGPVALVAGLAMLAGGVRLWLDVRRRSTTHRQLRAAGTARQGLVVADWSAPLAVAVPGLPGRDGHLLVTTGILRLLDAEERRVVLAHEQAHLAHAHHRIVAVAAAAAALNPLLIPVRETVAYLVERWADEAAAAAVGDRDLTAQAVARAALATLGPGPAAALGIHGSAAVHRVQALTEPTPAPRRRRLIGPVLLGSGCVTAIIVATVEFVALARAWL, from the coding sequence GTGACCGTCGCCATCTACGTACCGCTGCTGCTGGCGCTGACGCTGGCCGCCTCGGCACGGTGGATCGCCGCGCGCGGCACACCGGGCCCTGCCGCCCGGGCTCTGACCGCGATCGCCGCGATCACGGCCGCCGCCTCGACCTGGTCGCTGGCCCTGCTGGCGCTGACCATGCTGGACGATCTACCCCCGCTGGCGGCCTTGGACGACCATGCGACCGTGGAGCTGCCCGAGCCGGTGCCCGGGCCGGTCGCGCTCGTCGCGGGCCTCGCGATGCTGGCAGGCGGCGTACGGCTGTGGCTCGACGTGCGACGCCGCAGCACCACACATCGACAGCTACGCGCGGCCGGGACAGCGCGCCAGGGCCTGGTCGTCGCCGACTGGTCCGCGCCGCTCGCGGTCGCCGTGCCCGGACTGCCCGGCCGCGACGGGCACCTGCTGGTCACCACCGGCATCCTGCGGCTGCTCGACGCCGAGGAGCGCCGGGTCGTCCTCGCCCACGAGCAGGCGCATCTCGCGCACGCCCATCACCGCATCGTCGCCGTCGCCGCAGCCGCTGCCGCACTGAACCCGCTGCTCATCCCGGTCCGCGAGACGGTCGCCTACCTGGTCGAGCGATGGGCCGACGAAGCCGCGGCCGCAGCCGTCGGCGACCGCGACCTGACCGCCCAGGCCGTGGCCCGGGCGGCCCTGGCCACGCTCGGCCCCGGACCCGCCGCCGCGCTCGGCATCCACGGCAGCGCCGCCGTGCACCGGGTGCAGGCTCTCACCGAGCCCACTCCCGCACCGCGCCGCCGCCGGCTGATCGGCCCGGTTCTCCTCGGCTCCGGCTGCGTGACAGCCATCATCGTGGCCACCGTCGAGTTCGTGGCCCTGGCACGCGCCTGGCTCTGA